CAGCGGCGCAGAATTAAACGCGGCGCTTCTTCGGAGGACGCACACCGTTGTGGGGCACAGGCGTCTGATCGGTGATCGAACGCACCTTGAGACCACTGGCCTGGATGGCGCGGATAGCCGACTCACGGCCGGGGCCAGGGCCCTTGACGTATACATCGACTTCCTTCATGCCATGACCGGAGGCGTTATCCGCCGCCGATTGAGCAGCCAAGCGCGCCGCATACGGCGTGCTCTTACGGCTGCCCGTAAAGCCTGAAGTACCAGCGCTTGCCCACGCCACAACGTTGCCCGACTGATCGGTCATCGAGACGATGGTGTTGTTGAATGTGGCAAAAATATGGGCCTGACCGTAAGGGATATTCTTGACGACTTTTTTGGTCGCCTTACGGCTGGTAGCCCCAGTCTTTCCGCGTGCCATGTTACCTCCCACTTGGGTCTTACGTCACAATGCGCCCTGTCTCGGAGCGGGCAGGGCGCATCCATTGCCAATTCTGTTTGAGAAGCCGCGCCAGACCGAGACAGCCGCCCAGCACAGTCTGTCATACAGCCATTATTTCTTGGCTGTACCCTTCTTACGACCACGACCCGGAACGGTCTTCTTGAT
Above is a window of Candidatus Flexicrinis proximus DNA encoding:
- the rpsK gene encoding 30S ribosomal protein S11 — translated: MARGKTGATSRKATKKVVKNIPYGQAHIFATFNNTIVSMTDQSGNVVAWASAGTSGFTGSRKSTPYAARLAAQSAADNASGHGMKEVDVYVKGPGPGRESAIRAIQASGLKVRSITDQTPVPHNGVRPPKKRRV